One region of Sphingomonas abietis genomic DNA includes:
- a CDS encoding sugar transferase, whose protein sequence is MLRDPVVGRLGSVIDKLRVQLALGLLGGVLLPTLMLLPYLGDETRAGRGVTYSIVGGTLAIIAATLIVRRVSSFPGTRAFTYILPSFASCYGLVLAGLFLARLEYNRLFLSVSFALSLLIALGTALHIARTVRRCFWLVPFGRTERMREASHVDWVVLTSPVVPSDPNAVIVADLQHDHDDAWAHMLAVAAVTGHAVYHTKVLMESLTGRVSMDHLSENSFGSLLPNLAYVHIKRTIDLLGVVFLLPFLVIPLLVIAMLVKLSSPGPVFFVQERMGHRGVPFRMVKFRTMYVRAKSGSEAARGDAMTANRDLRVTAIGHILRRSRLDELPQIWNIVKGEMSWIGPRPEAIPLSQWYQGDIPFYHYRHIIRPGISGWAQVNQGHVTDLEAVRDKLKYDFYYIKNFSAWLDLLISLKTLRVISNGFGAR, encoded by the coding sequence ATGTTGCGCGATCCGGTCGTAGGGCGTTTGGGGAGCGTCATCGACAAGCTGAGAGTGCAACTCGCGCTCGGCCTGTTGGGTGGCGTATTGCTGCCGACTCTCATGCTGCTGCCCTATCTTGGCGACGAGACCCGTGCCGGTCGCGGCGTCACCTACAGCATCGTCGGGGGCACATTGGCGATTATCGCCGCGACACTGATCGTCCGCCGGGTATCCTCCTTTCCCGGAACCCGTGCATTCACCTATATTCTGCCGTCTTTCGCCAGCTGCTATGGGCTTGTACTGGCCGGGCTCTTTCTGGCGCGCCTCGAATATAACCGGCTGTTCCTGTCGGTTTCCTTTGCGCTCTCCTTGCTGATCGCGCTGGGCACCGCATTGCACATCGCGCGCACCGTGCGCCGCTGCTTCTGGCTGGTGCCGTTCGGCCGCACCGAGCGGATGCGCGAAGCCTCCCATGTCGACTGGGTCGTGCTGACCTCCCCGGTCGTGCCGAGCGATCCCAATGCGGTGATCGTCGCCGACCTCCAGCATGACCATGACGACGCCTGGGCCCATATGCTGGCGGTGGCGGCCGTCACCGGCCACGCCGTCTATCACACCAAGGTGTTGATGGAGTCGCTCACCGGACGGGTCTCGATGGACCATCTTTCCGAAAACAGCTTCGGCTCGCTCCTGCCGAATCTCGCTTACGTCCATATCAAGCGGACGATCGACTTGCTCGGCGTCGTGTTCCTCCTGCCCTTTCTTGTGATCCCCTTGCTGGTGATCGCGATGCTGGTGAAACTCAGCTCGCCGGGGCCTGTCTTCTTCGTCCAGGAGCGCATGGGGCATCGGGGCGTGCCGTTCCGAATGGTCAAGTTCCGGACCATGTATGTCCGCGCCAAATCCGGGTCCGAAGCCGCACGCGGCGATGCGATGACGGCAAACCGCGATCTGCGCGTCACCGCCATCGGCCATATTCTGCGCCGCAGCCGGCTGGACGAGCTGCCCCAGATCTGGAACATCGTCAAAGGCGAGATGAGCTGGATCGGCCCTCGCCCGGAAGCCATCCCTTTGTCACAGTGGTATCAAGGCGATATTCCTTTCTACCATTATCGCCACATCATCCGGCCCGGCATTTCGGGCTGGGCGCAGGTCAATCAGGGGCATGTCACCGATCTCGAAGCGGTTCGGGACAAGCTCAAATATGATTTCTATTACATCAAGAACTTCTCGGCGTGGCTCGATCTGCTGATCTCACTGAAGACGCTCAGGGTCATCTCAAACGGGTTCGGTGCCCGTTGA
- a CDS encoding sugar transferase, with amino-acid sequence MQILLFGLDIGCLIAAAVIASVAWPGNREFSTTAPIIYAFVLFYVLASLNSGAFGSDGLARRKKGVELAVRSVLIACAGVVLAAFFLKAGEQVSRMMLLIGGMLGSLFIGVERVLFHTAVLHRFGSQVNSEILVVDGCELSSPPGAFVIDAASMGLRCDLSDPLMLDRIGRLLAPADRVVIACPAELRRKWAMVLKGANIDAEIVSPELGEIGPLGTGRFGDHTTVVVAAGPLDLRQRGLKRALDLALAGSALLLLSPLLLLVAIAIKLDSAGAILFVQTRVGRGNRLFGIYKFRSMRSESLDARGHRSTGRDDERITRVGRIIRATSIDELPQLLNILRGEMSFVGPRPHALGSLAGDRLFWEIDERYWHRHACKPGLTGLAQIRGFRGATLLQSDLINRLQSDLEYVTGWTVLRDISILIATLRVVVHRNAY; translated from the coding sequence TTGCAGATCCTGCTGTTCGGGCTCGATATCGGCTGCCTGATCGCGGCGGCGGTCATTGCCAGTGTCGCCTGGCCGGGAAACCGTGAATTCTCTACCACGGCGCCGATTATATATGCCTTCGTCCTTTTCTATGTGCTGGCCAGCCTGAACAGCGGCGCGTTCGGCTCGGACGGGTTGGCGAGGCGGAAGAAGGGCGTCGAACTGGCGGTGCGATCGGTGCTGATCGCATGTGCGGGCGTCGTCCTGGCGGCGTTCTTCCTCAAGGCCGGCGAGCAGGTTTCGCGAATGATGCTGCTGATCGGCGGCATGTTGGGAAGTCTTTTCATCGGCGTGGAGCGGGTGCTCTTTCATACCGCCGTGCTCCATCGCTTCGGATCGCAGGTTAATAGCGAAATCCTGGTGGTGGATGGATGCGAATTGTCCTCGCCGCCGGGGGCATTCGTCATCGATGCCGCGTCGATGGGGCTGCGATGCGACCTGTCCGATCCTCTGATGCTCGATCGCATCGGGCGCCTGCTGGCGCCCGCCGACCGGGTGGTGATCGCCTGTCCCGCCGAATTGCGTCGCAAATGGGCGATGGTGTTGAAGGGGGCGAATATCGACGCCGAGATCGTCAGCCCGGAGCTGGGCGAAATCGGTCCGCTTGGAACCGGGCGTTTCGGGGATCATACCACGGTCGTGGTCGCGGCTGGGCCGCTCGATCTGCGCCAGCGCGGGCTCAAGCGCGCGCTCGATCTGGCGCTTGCCGGCTCTGCCTTGCTCCTGCTGTCGCCGCTGCTGCTGCTGGTCGCGATCGCGATCAAGCTGGATAGTGCAGGTGCGATATTGTTTGTCCAGACCCGCGTCGGACGAGGAAACCGTCTGTTCGGCATCTACAAATTCCGCAGTATGCGATCGGAAAGCCTCGATGCACGCGGGCACCGCTCGACCGGCCGGGACGACGAGCGGATCACGCGTGTCGGGCGGATCATCCGTGCCACCAGCATCGATGAACTGCCCCAGCTTCTGAACATCCTGCGGGGCGAGATGAGCTTCGTCGGCCCGCGCCCGCACGCCCTGGGATCGCTCGCCGGCGATCGCCTGTTCTGGGAAATCGACGAGCGCTATTGGCATCGCCATGCCTGCAAGCCGGGACTGACCGGACTGGCGCAGATCCGTGGGTTCCGCGGCGCCACCTTGCTCCAGTCCGATCTCATCAATCGCCTTCAGTCCGATCTGGAATATGTCACCGGCTGGACGGTGCTGCGCGATATCTCGATCCTCATCGCCACGCTGCGTGTGGTCGTCCATCGCAACGCTTATTGA
- a CDS encoding metallophosphoesterase, which yields MRIPSFLRRKAGHVEPTSAPAIPPGERVYAIGDVHGCADELERLLDMIAQDHAARGPARQTVILLGDLVNRGPDSARAVQVARDLLASGTGRLVKGNHEELFILAGRGDRRAIRTLLAVGGLTTLASFGLTDEEIHGGNYHDLALLLKQRIPRDILAFLDAAEQKIAIGDYLFVHAGIRPGVPITEQNSADLRWIRDEFLTSQAAHGAMVVHGHTITETVAERENRIGIDTGAYQSGILTAIGLEGSARWFLSTTAKL from the coding sequence GTGCGCATACCATCATTTCTGCGCCGGAAAGCCGGCCATGTCGAACCGACAAGCGCGCCCGCCATTCCGCCCGGCGAGCGCGTCTATGCGATCGGCGATGTCCACGGCTGCGCCGACGAACTGGAACGCTTGCTCGATATGATCGCGCAGGACCATGCGGCTCGCGGCCCCGCCAGGCAGACGGTGATCCTGCTCGGCGATCTGGTCAATCGCGGCCCCGATTCCGCCCGTGCGGTCCAGGTGGCGCGAGACCTGCTGGCATCGGGCACGGGGCGCCTCGTGAAGGGCAATCATGAGGAGCTGTTCATCCTCGCCGGCCGCGGCGACCGCCGGGCGATCCGCACTCTTCTGGCGGTCGGCGGCCTCACCACTCTGGCCAGCTTCGGTTTGACCGACGAGGAGATCCATGGCGGAAACTATCACGACCTCGCGCTGCTGCTGAAGCAGAGGATTCCTCGCGACATATTGGCCTTTCTCGATGCCGCCGAACAGAAGATCGCGATCGGCGACTATCTGTTCGTCCATGCCGGCATTCGCCCCGGCGTCCCGATCACCGAGCAGAACAGCGCCGATCTCCGCTGGATTCGCGACGAATTCCTGACGAGTCAGGCCGCGCATGGCGCGATGGTGGTCCACGGCCACACGATCACCGAAACCGTCGCCGAGCGGGAAAATCGAATCGGTATCGATACGGGCGCGTATCAGAGCG